The following coding sequences are from one Bradyrhizobium sp. 200 window:
- a CDS encoding sulfite exporter TauE/SafE family protein produces the protein MALGFLFVLIVGLLAGTISGIVGTGSSIMLMPVLVYQYGPKEAVPIMAVAAVMANFSRILAWWREVDWRACLAYSATGIPAAALGARTLLALPSHAVDIAIGLFLIAMVPVRHWLDRHQIKAQLWHLAIGGAIIGYITGIVVSTGPLSVPLFLFYGLTKGAFLATEAASSLGLYLSKSVTFERFGALTPDIALKGLIAGSSLMFGAFIVKRFVLHLQPDVFRLLMDAIMLMAGLSLLWTAATSWVEVQKLQQNAEREKVQAQITVTQATAIEARAKALGTNPNLVTLVQVIGNNRIRSTA, from the coding sequence ATGGCGTTGGGCTTCCTCTTCGTCCTCATTGTCGGCCTGCTCGCCGGCACCATCTCGGGCATTGTCGGCACCGGCTCGTCGATCATGCTGATGCCGGTATTGGTCTATCAATACGGGCCAAAGGAAGCTGTTCCGATCATGGCGGTCGCGGCCGTGATGGCGAACTTCTCGCGCATTCTCGCCTGGTGGCGCGAGGTCGACTGGCGCGCCTGCCTTGCCTATTCGGCCACCGGGATTCCGGCCGCCGCGCTAGGCGCGCGGACGTTGCTCGCGCTGCCCTCGCACGCCGTCGATATCGCCATCGGCCTGTTTCTGATCGCGATGGTGCCGGTACGGCACTGGCTCGACCGCCACCAGATCAAGGCACAGCTCTGGCACCTGGCGATCGGCGGGGCGATCATCGGCTATATCACCGGCATCGTGGTTTCGACCGGGCCGCTCAGCGTGCCGCTGTTTCTGTTTTACGGGCTGACCAAGGGCGCCTTCCTCGCCACCGAAGCCGCAAGCTCGCTCGGGCTGTATCTGAGCAAGTCGGTCACGTTCGAACGTTTCGGCGCGCTGACGCCTGATATCGCGCTGAAAGGCCTGATTGCGGGCTCCTCCCTGATGTTCGGCGCCTTCATCGTCAAACGCTTCGTGCTGCATCTTCAGCCCGACGTCTTTCGGCTCCTCATGGACGCCATCATGCTGATGGCCGGCCTTTCGCTGCTGTGGACGGCAGCGACTTCCTGGGTCGAGGTCCAGAAGCTGCAGCAGAATGCCGAGCGGGAGAAAGTACAGGCGCAGATCACCGTCACCCAGGCGACCGCCATCGAGGCCCGCGCCAAGGCGCTCGGCACCAACCCGAACCTCGTCACGTTGGTGCAGGTGATTGGTAACAACCGAATTCGCTCGACGGCCTGA
- a CDS encoding adenylate/guanylate cyclase domain-containing protein encodes MQHSRICKGCWEQMHLPVPIRGVVSAPFRAFGIRPSRMNPNTCTICELMFTKVMRARKITIDATIMFADLRGYTSLSQSQSPDVVSGLLDAFYDECASAIWEHEGLLNKTIGDAVMAVFNFPLKREAHARNAVLAAREIQNNWRDRRESLVEAHGLTASELGIGIGIHSGELSFGEFGRSHRDLTAIGTVVNTASRAQSVAEADQILVTKAVFERAQPDLRDSQSKAFQLKGFDVPIELYAA; translated from the coding sequence TTGCAACATTCGCGAATCTGCAAGGGGTGCTGGGAGCAGATGCATCTGCCGGTGCCGATTCGCGGCGTGGTCTCGGCGCCATTCCGCGCGTTTGGCATTCGTCCGAGCCGGATGAACCCCAACACCTGCACCATCTGCGAGCTGATGTTCACGAAGGTGATGCGCGCCCGCAAGATCACCATCGACGCGACCATCATGTTTGCCGATCTGCGGGGCTACACCAGCCTGTCGCAGTCGCAATCGCCGGATGTGGTTTCTGGCCTGCTCGACGCATTCTATGACGAATGTGCCAGCGCGATCTGGGAGCATGAGGGGCTCCTCAACAAGACGATCGGCGACGCCGTGATGGCGGTCTTCAATTTTCCCTTGAAGCGGGAAGCACACGCCAGAAACGCTGTGCTCGCCGCGCGCGAAATCCAGAACAACTGGCGCGACCGGCGCGAGAGCCTTGTCGAAGCGCACGGCCTCACCGCGAGCGAATTGGGGATCGGCATCGGCATCCATTCCGGCGAACTAAGTTTTGGCGAGTTCGGCCGATCGCACCGCGACCTGACGGCGATCGGCACGGTTGTGAACACCGCGTCCCGGGCCCAGTCGGTCGCCGAAGCCGACCAGATCCTCGTGACCAAGGCCGTGTTCGAGCGCGCCCAACCGGATTTGAGGGACAGCCAATCAAAGGCATTCCAGCTCAAGGGATTCGACGTCCCGATCGAGCTTTACGCCGCCTAG
- a CDS encoding fused MFS/spermidine synthase, with protein sequence MSLFHASDRIPPGLDRQAAGIRLLPFLYGLTLFVSALLLFSIQPMFAKMVLPKLGGAPAVWSVAMVFFQTTLLAGYAYAHVLNRTLRSRRVAMLHLVLVAVTAMTLPIAVAPGWSAPPPDGTALWLFGLFAISIGLPFFTLSASAPLLQSWFAASGHRQAGNPYVLYAASNLGSFAALFAYPVVIEPILTLKAQTAAWSFGFGLFAVLLAVASLFTSGAAPVVALVAPQDEVRASVIERMRWIALAAVPSGLVIAVTAHLTTDIAAAPFLWVLPLAIYLLTFVAAFRERPWIAHANVVRFAPFAVAPLAVSLIGGDKVFWLTMIALNLVAFALLTLMCHGELYGRRPSPRRLTEFYLCTSFGGVIGGAFSGLLAPQIFNGNYEYPILVALAVLCMPGIFAGGIRKAAAELWPWLLPSAVLALVWCVTRLQPPATLELPFQLLLALLAAAMLFLRQRLMPFFGLVVLSFVVTGLWRPGIAPIETARSFFGVHRVAEVADGKARILYHGTTIHGAQRLRNDDGTPVDGSPTPLTYYYPQGPLAEAINAARAAHGVLGHVAVVGLGTGSLACHRKAGEHWTFFEIDPEVIRIARDPRLFTFLSSCAPDAPVVAGDARLTLEASSGRYDLIVLDAFSSDSIPAHLLTREALAGYLSKLSPRGVIVAHISNRHLDLAPVVANVAQSQGLVSFLREDDRAGDFMATFVSNARVVAMGREAGDTGSVAGKWAPLHPGPASALWTDDYSNILGIMLRRKFGG encoded by the coding sequence ATGTCGCTCTTCCATGCTTCGGACCGGATACCGCCTGGCCTCGATCGGCAGGCGGCAGGCATCCGGCTCCTGCCGTTTCTCTACGGGCTGACACTATTCGTCTCGGCGCTGCTTCTGTTCTCGATCCAGCCGATGTTTGCAAAGATGGTGCTGCCGAAACTCGGCGGCGCGCCGGCTGTGTGGTCGGTCGCGATGGTGTTCTTTCAAACGACGTTGCTGGCAGGTTATGCCTACGCCCATGTGTTGAACCGCACGCTGCGGTCTCGCCGGGTCGCGATGCTTCATCTGGTGCTGGTCGCGGTCACGGCGATGACGTTGCCGATTGCCGTTGCGCCGGGATGGTCAGCGCCGCCGCCGGATGGCACGGCGCTCTGGCTGTTCGGATTGTTTGCGATCTCGATCGGCCTTCCATTCTTCACGCTGTCGGCCAGCGCGCCTCTGCTGCAAAGCTGGTTTGCCGCTAGTGGGCACCGGCAGGCGGGCAACCCCTACGTGCTCTATGCCGCGTCCAATCTCGGGTCGTTTGCCGCGCTGTTCGCCTATCCCGTCGTCATCGAGCCGATCCTGACGCTCAAGGCGCAAACCGCGGCCTGGTCGTTCGGATTTGGGCTGTTCGCGGTGCTCCTGGCCGTCGCCAGCCTGTTCACCTCGGGCGCAGCACCGGTCGTAGCGCTGGTCGCGCCGCAGGACGAAGTCCGTGCGAGTGTCATTGAACGAATGCGCTGGATTGCGCTTGCAGCGGTGCCGTCCGGACTCGTTATCGCAGTCACGGCGCATCTGACGACCGATATTGCTGCTGCGCCGTTCCTTTGGGTGCTTCCGCTGGCGATATATCTGCTCACCTTCGTCGCCGCGTTTCGCGAGCGACCGTGGATCGCCCATGCCAATGTGGTCCGGTTTGCCCCGTTCGCAGTGGCGCCGCTAGCGGTGAGCCTGATCGGCGGCGACAAGGTGTTCTGGCTGACGATGATTGCCCTCAATCTCGTCGCGTTCGCGCTCCTGACGCTGATGTGCCATGGCGAACTCTACGGGCGTCGTCCGAGTCCTCGGCGGTTGACGGAGTTTTACCTTTGCACCTCGTTCGGCGGGGTGATTGGCGGAGCGTTTTCGGGCCTGCTGGCGCCGCAGATATTCAACGGCAATTACGAATACCCGATCCTGGTGGCGCTGGCGGTGCTGTGCATGCCCGGAATCTTCGCCGGCGGCATCCGCAAGGCGGCGGCCGAACTTTGGCCGTGGTTGCTGCCGAGCGCGGTCCTTGCACTGGTCTGGTGCGTCACCCGTCTGCAGCCGCCTGCGACCCTGGAGCTGCCGTTTCAACTGCTGCTCGCGCTGCTGGCAGCCGCGATGCTGTTTCTGCGGCAGCGGCTGATGCCCTTCTTTGGACTCGTCGTCCTGAGTTTTGTTGTCACCGGCTTGTGGCGCCCCGGAATAGCGCCGATCGAGACGGCCCGCAGTTTCTTTGGCGTCCACAGGGTGGCCGAAGTTGCCGATGGCAAGGCGCGCATCCTCTATCACGGCACCACGATCCACGGGGCGCAGCGGTTGCGTAACGACGACGGTACGCCGGTCGATGGTTCGCCGACACCGCTGACTTACTATTATCCGCAGGGTCCGTTGGCAGAAGCGATCAATGCCGCCCGCGCTGCCCATGGTGTTCTCGGTCATGTCGCGGTGGTCGGGCTCGGTACGGGGTCGCTGGCCTGCCATCGCAAGGCCGGCGAGCACTGGACGTTTTTCGAGATCGACCCGGAAGTGATCCGCATCGCGCGGGATCCGCGTCTCTTTACGTTCCTGTCGAGCTGCGCGCCTGATGCGCCCGTCGTGGCTGGCGATGCCCGACTGACGCTGGAAGCGTCGTCCGGCCGCTATGACCTGATCGTTCTGGATGCTTTTTCGTCCGATAGCATCCCGGCGCATCTGCTGACGCGCGAGGCGCTGGCGGGATATCTCTCGAAACTCTCGCCTCGCGGCGTGATCGTCGCGCACATTTCCAACCGCCACCTCGATCTCGCGCCGGTGGTGGCCAACGTCGCCCAGTCCCAGGGGCTAGTAAGTTTCCTTCGCGAAGATGACCGCGCCGGCGATTTCATGGCGACATTCGTGTCCAACGCCCGGGTCGTCGCAATGGGGCGCGAGGCCGGCGATACCGGAAGCGTTGCGGGAAAATGGGCGCCGTTACACCCGGGCCCGGCAAGCGCGCTTTGGACGGACGATTATTCCAACATTCTCGGCATCATGCTGCGCAGGAAATTTGGCGGGTAG
- a CDS encoding cupin domain-containing protein encodes MDAVTPKGAQTADTHSHLVRPDSMEWQKTRFPGCEAKTLLFDRKTGLMTALMRFAPGAVLPDHEHVNIEQTYVLEGSLVDKEGPAQGIECKAGEFIWREEGSRHVAWCPQGGLMLAIFQVPNKFFEADGRVIDAAGEDWDAAWGHTRKG; translated from the coding sequence ATGGACGCCGTGACGCCGAAGGGCGCGCAGACCGCAGACACGCATTCCCATCTGGTTCGCCCCGACAGCATGGAATGGCAGAAGACCCGTTTCCCCGGCTGCGAAGCCAAGACATTGCTGTTTGATCGCAAGACCGGCCTGATGACCGCGCTGATGCGGTTCGCGCCGGGCGCGGTGCTGCCCGACCATGAACACGTCAACATCGAGCAGACCTACGTGCTCGAAGGCTCGCTCGTCGACAAGGAAGGCCCGGCGCAGGGCATCGAATGCAAGGCCGGCGAATTCATCTGGCGCGAAGAAGGCAGCCGCCACGTCGCCTGGTGTCCGCAAGGTGGACTGATGCTCGCGATCTTCCAGGTGCCGAACAAGTTCTTCGAGGCCGACGGCCGCGTCATCGATGCCGCGGGCGAGGATTGGGACGCAGCCTGGGGACACACCCGCAAGGGCTGA